In Bacteroides coprosuis DSM 18011, the following are encoded in one genomic region:
- a CDS encoding Protein-disulfide reductase (COGs: COG4232 Thiol:disulfide interchange protein~InterPro IPR003834~KEGG: bth:BT_0186 thiol:disulfide interchange protein DsbD precursor~PFAM: Cytochrome c assembly protein, transmembrane domain~PRIAM: Protein-disulfide reductase~SPTR: Thiol:disulfide interchange protein dsbD;~IMG reference gene:2504106503~PFAM: Cytochrome C biogenesis protein transmembrane region), producing MKKFLTLILLFTLTSFTWVSAQMKDPVHFETSFNKISNTEGELVFIATIDAGWHVYSTDLGSTGPTEAAFHLEKNAGIELLGQLKAEGKEIEQFDNAFQAVLRYYEKSVKFIQKVKITNPEYYIEGYLEYGACDDQSCLPPSQVDVKYGNLEKATAAQPSNSAVDNSTPASPIQESSIDNSQDAEGVSQAVPSAIQGNSGSIDLWKPVIKELNAFSDHDSAKDRTLFYIFIYGFLGGLIALLTPCVWPIIPMTVSFFLKRNKDKKKGIRDAVIYGISIIVIYLTLGLAITLIFGPSALNALSTNAVFNILFFLMLVVFAASFFGAFELRLPSKWSTAVDSKADQTTGLLSIFLMAFTLALVSFSCTGPIIGLLLVEVSTTGSVVGPAVGMFAFALALALPFTLFALFPSWLNTLPKSGGWMNVVKVSLGFAELALALKFLSVADLAYGWRILDREVFIALWIVIFALFGMYLLGKLKFAHDDDNNKVGVSRFFMALVPLAFSVYMIPGLWGAPLKAISAFAPPMHTQDFNLYDGGVEAKFDDYNQGMEYARQQGKPVMLDFTGYGCVNCRKMELAVWTDPTVNHLIQDEYVLITLYVDNKTNLSEPIEVVENGKTRKLRTVGDKWSYLQRVKFGSNSQPFYVLIDNDGNPLNSSYAYNEDVDAYVNFLQVGLKNYKKNK from the coding sequence ATGAAAAAGTTTTTAACCTTAATCCTGTTGTTTACGCTAACCAGCTTTACGTGGGTTAGTGCACAAATGAAAGATCCAGTTCATTTTGAAACTAGTTTTAATAAAATCTCCAATACTGAAGGAGAGCTAGTTTTTATAGCTACTATTGATGCTGGATGGCATGTTTACTCTACTGACTTAGGTAGTACTGGTCCTACTGAAGCTGCTTTTCATTTAGAGAAAAATGCCGGTATAGAATTATTGGGCCAATTAAAAGCCGAAGGTAAAGAAATAGAGCAATTTGATAATGCTTTTCAAGCTGTATTGCGCTATTATGAGAAATCGGTAAAATTCATTCAAAAAGTAAAAATTACAAATCCAGAATACTATATTGAAGGGTATTTGGAATATGGAGCTTGTGATGATCAATCTTGTTTACCACCTTCCCAGGTTGATGTTAAATATGGAAATTTAGAGAAAGCAACTGCAGCACAACCTTCTAATTCAGCTGTAGACAACTCTACTCCAGCATCTCCAATACAAGAGTCTAGTATTGATAACTCGCAAGATGCAGAGGGTGTAAGTCAAGCTGTACCATCTGCTATTCAAGGCAATTCAGGTAGTATTGATTTATGGAAACCTGTAATCAAAGAATTAAATGCATTTAGCGATCATGATAGTGCCAAGGATAGAACTCTCTTTTATATTTTTATTTATGGATTTCTGGGAGGTCTAATTGCTTTACTAACTCCTTGTGTATGGCCTATTATTCCAATGACTGTTAGTTTCTTTTTAAAGAGAAATAAAGATAAGAAGAAGGGAATTAGAGATGCTGTTATTTATGGGATATCTATTATTGTTATTTATCTCACATTAGGTCTCGCTATTACTTTGATTTTTGGTCCAAGTGCATTAAATGCGTTATCTACTAATGCTGTGTTTAATATTTTATTTTTCTTGATGTTGGTTGTTTTTGCAGCATCCTTCTTTGGTGCTTTTGAACTTCGTTTACCATCCAAGTGGAGTACAGCTGTAGATAGTAAAGCCGATCAAACAACAGGCTTATTAAGTATTTTCTTAATGGCTTTTACATTAGCACTAGTTTCTTTCTCTTGTACTGGTCCTATAATTGGTCTGTTACTTGTTGAAGTAAGTACTACGGGTAGTGTAGTTGGACCAGCTGTAGGTATGTTTGCCTTTGCTTTGGCATTAGCCTTACCTTTTACTTTGTTTGCTTTATTCCCTTCTTGGTTAAATACTTTACCAAAGTCGGGAGGGTGGATGAATGTGGTGAAAGTTTCATTAGGTTTTGCGGAGTTAGCTTTAGCTTTGAAATTCCTATCCGTAGCAGACTTGGCGTATGGCTGGAGAATTTTAGATAGAGAGGTATTTATCGCTCTTTGGATTGTGATATTTGCTTTATTTGGAATGTATCTATTGGGTAAATTAAAGTTTGCTCATGATGATGACAACAACAAAGTAGGTGTATCACGATTCTTTATGGCATTAGTACCTTTAGCTTTTTCTGTTTATATGATACCTGGTTTATGGGGCGCTCCATTGAAGGCTATTAGTGCTTTTGCTCCTCCAATGCATACTCAAGATTTTAATCTGTATGATGGTGGTGTTGAGGCTAAATTTGATGATTATAATCAAGGAATGGAGTATGCTCGTCAACAAGGTAAACCTGTTATGCTCGACTTTACGGGATATGGTTGTGTAAACTGTCGTAAAATGGAGTTGGCTGTATGGACTGATCCTACAGTAAATCATTTAATACAAGATGAATATGTTTTGATAACCTTATATGTTGATAATAAAACGAATCTATCAGAACCAATAGAAGTTGTTGAAAACGGTAAGACTAGAAAATTAAGAACGGTAGGAGATAAGTGGAGTTACTTACAGAGGGTTAAGTTTGGCTCAAACTCTCAGCCTTTCTATGTGTTGATTGATAACGATGGCAACCCATTGAATAGCTCTTATGCATATAATGAAGATGTTGATGCTTACGTTAATTTCTTGCAAGTAGGATTGAAAAACTATAAGAAAAACAAGTAA